The Porites lutea chromosome 4, jaPorLute2.1, whole genome shotgun sequence genome contains a region encoding:
- the LOC140933515 gene encoding ubiquitin-conjugating enzyme E2-17 kDa, whose translation MALKRINKELQDLGRDPPAQCSAGPVGEDLFHWQATIMGPPDSPYQGGVFFLTIHFPTDYPFKPPKVSFTTKIYHPNINSNGSICLDILRSQWSPALTISKVLLSICSLLTDPNPDDPLVPDIARIYKTDRDKYGETAKEWTRKYAM comes from the exons ATGGCATTAAAAAGGATCAATAAG GAACTTCAAGATCTTGGAAGGGATCCGCCAGCACAGTGTTCAGCCGGACCGGTTGGCGAGGACT TATTTCATTGGCAAGCGACTATCATGGGGCCG CCCGACAGCCCTTACCAAGGTGGTGTATTCTTCCTTACGATACACTTTCCAACAGATTATCCATTCAAACCTCCAAAG GTTTCATTTACTACCAAAATATATCATCCTAACATAAACAGTAATGGAAGTATTTGTCTTGACATTCTGCGATCACAGTGGAGTCCTGCACTAACAATTTCTAAAG TTCTTTTGTCAATATGTTCATTGCTTACTGATCCAAATCCTGATGATCCATTGGTGCCAGACATAGCACGCATTTATAAGACAGACAGGGACAAATATGGGGAGACAGCAAAGGAATGGACCCGGAAATATGCCATGTGA